One genomic region from Vitis riparia cultivar Riparia Gloire de Montpellier isolate 1030 chromosome 17, EGFV_Vit.rip_1.0, whole genome shotgun sequence encodes:
- the LOC117904883 gene encoding short-chain dehydrogenase TIC 32 B, chloroplastic isoform X2 produces MKETLRYLAGLAGPSGYGSNSTAEQVTEDCSLPSQLTAIITGATSGIGAETARVMAKRGVRVIIPARDLKKAGEMKEKIQKESPKAEVIVLEIDLSSFASIKRFCSEFLSLGLPLHILINNAGKFSHKLEFSEDKIEMSFATNYLGHFLLTELLIEKMVETAAQTGIQGRIINVSSVIHSWVKRDGFRFNQMLNPKNYNGTRAYAQSKLANILHAKELARQLKARNARVTINAVHPGIVKTGIIRDHKGFITDSLFFIASKLLKSTSQGASTTCYVGLSRKTEGVSGKYYADCNECSCSSMANDESEAHNLWRQSRALIHRRLRLPAAAA; encoded by the exons ATGAAGGAAACACTAAGGTACTTAGCAGGTCTTGCAGGCCCAAGTGGGTATGGCTCCAATTCAACTGCTGAGCAAGTTACGGAAGATTGTTCTCTTCCTTCTCAGCTGACTGCTATAATCACTG GGGCCACGTCGGGCATAGGGGCGGAGACGGCGAGAGTGATGGCTAAAAGAGGGGTGAGAGTGATCATTCCGGCGAGGGACTTGAAGAAAGCAGGTGAAATGAAGGAGAAAATCCAGAAGGAGAGCCCAAAGGCTGAGGTTATAGTGTTGGAGATTGATCTCAGCTCATTTGCCTCCATCAAGAGGTTCTGCTCTGAGTTCTTATCTCTAGGACTCCCCCTACACATCCTCAT AAACAATGCAGGAAAGTTCTCTCACAAGTTGGAGTTTTCTGAAGACAAAATTGAGATGTCATTTGCTACAAATTACTTAG GGCATTTTTTACTAACAGAGTTGTTGATAGAGAAGATGGTAGAGACAGCAGCACAAACAGGCATACAGGGAAGGATAATCAATGTTTCTTCGGTAATTCACAGCTGGGTGAAGAGAGATGGCTTTCGCTTCAACCAGATGCTTAACCCAAAAAA CTACAATGGCACTAGAGCCTATGCACAGTCCAAACTAGCCAACATATTGCATGCCAAGGAGCTGGCAAGACAGCTTAAG GCAAGAAATGCAAGAGTGACAATCAATGCAGTGCACCCAGGAATTGTGAAGACAGGGATCATCAGAGATCACAAAGGCTTTATCACAG ATTCTCtgtttttcatagcatcaaaGCTACTAAAATCGACCTCTCAG GGAGCATCAACGACATGCTACGTAGGACTGAGTAGGAAGACAGAAGGAGTGAGTGGAAAGTACTATGCAGACTGCAACGAGTGTAGCTGCTCAAGCATGGCAAATGATGAAAGTGAAGCACACAACCTATGGAGGCAGAGCCGTGCATTGATCCACAGACGGTTGCGTCTACCAGCTGCTGCTGCCTGA
- the LOC117904883 gene encoding short-chain dehydrogenase TIC 32 B, chloroplastic isoform X1, with translation MKETLRYLAGLAGPSGYGSNSTAEQVTEDCSLPSQLTAIITGATSGIGAETARVMAKRGVRVIIPARDLKKAGEMKEKIQKESPKAEVIVLEIDLSSFASIKRFCSEFLSLGLPLHILINNAGKFSHKLEFSEDKIEMSFATNYLGHFLLTELLIEKMVETAAQTGIQGRIINVSSVIHSWVKRDGFRFNQMLNPKKCSYNGTRAYAQSKLANILHAKELARQLKARNARVTINAVHPGIVKTGIIRDHKGFITDSLFFIASKLLKSTSQGASTTCYVGLSRKTEGVSGKYYADCNECSCSSMANDESEAHNLWRQSRALIHRRLRLPAAAA, from the exons ATGAAGGAAACACTAAGGTACTTAGCAGGTCTTGCAGGCCCAAGTGGGTATGGCTCCAATTCAACTGCTGAGCAAGTTACGGAAGATTGTTCTCTTCCTTCTCAGCTGACTGCTATAATCACTG GGGCCACGTCGGGCATAGGGGCGGAGACGGCGAGAGTGATGGCTAAAAGAGGGGTGAGAGTGATCATTCCGGCGAGGGACTTGAAGAAAGCAGGTGAAATGAAGGAGAAAATCCAGAAGGAGAGCCCAAAGGCTGAGGTTATAGTGTTGGAGATTGATCTCAGCTCATTTGCCTCCATCAAGAGGTTCTGCTCTGAGTTCTTATCTCTAGGACTCCCCCTACACATCCTCAT AAACAATGCAGGAAAGTTCTCTCACAAGTTGGAGTTTTCTGAAGACAAAATTGAGATGTCATTTGCTACAAATTACTTAG GGCATTTTTTACTAACAGAGTTGTTGATAGAGAAGATGGTAGAGACAGCAGCACAAACAGGCATACAGGGAAGGATAATCAATGTTTCTTCGGTAATTCACAGCTGGGTGAAGAGAGATGGCTTTCGCTTCAACCAGATGCTTAACCCAAAAAA GTGCAGCTACAATGGCACTAGAGCCTATGCACAGTCCAAACTAGCCAACATATTGCATGCCAAGGAGCTGGCAAGACAGCTTAAG GCAAGAAATGCAAGAGTGACAATCAATGCAGTGCACCCAGGAATTGTGAAGACAGGGATCATCAGAGATCACAAAGGCTTTATCACAG ATTCTCtgtttttcatagcatcaaaGCTACTAAAATCGACCTCTCAG GGAGCATCAACGACATGCTACGTAGGACTGAGTAGGAAGACAGAAGGAGTGAGTGGAAAGTACTATGCAGACTGCAACGAGTGTAGCTGCTCAAGCATGGCAAATGATGAAAGTGAAGCACACAACCTATGGAGGCAGAGCCGTGCATTGATCCACAGACGGTTGCGTCTACCAGCTGCTGCTGCCTGA